A stretch of Bacteroidales bacterium DNA encodes these proteins:
- a CDS encoding IS1 family transposase (programmed frameshift), with product MNCPKCKSVKHKKNGVIKGKQRYKCHNCGYNYTVEIKSTAKPISVKRQALQLYLEGLGFRSIGRFLCVSHVAVQNWIKKFGKELDEIKSSEKISVIEMDEMHTYIGNKKYCWIWIAVDRDGKRFINCVFGSRGTKTGKELWKLIYNKEYDKIMTDYWKPYEDFVPKKNHIQSKAETYTVEGYNSLFRHFLARLRRKTKCYTKSLEMLIYSVKLLMEYRNNKTAIFN from the exons ATGAATTGTCCGAAATGTAAATCAGTAAAACACAAAAAGAATGGTGTTATAAAAGGAAAACAAAGATATAAATGTCATAATTGCGGTTATAATTACACTGTAGAAATTAAATCTACAGCAAAACCAATATCCGTTAAAAGACAAGCATTGCAATTATATTTGGAAGGACTGGGTTTTAGATCAATTGGTCGTTTTCTTTGTGTTAGTCACGTTGCAGTGCAAAATTGGATAAAGAAATTCGGAAAAGAACTTGATGAAATAAAAAGTAGTGAAAAAATATCTGTTATAGAAATGGATGAAATGCACACATATATAGGAAATAAAAAA TATTGTTGGATATGGATTGCTGTTGATAGAGATGGAAAAAGATTTATCAACTGCGTATTTGGCAGTAGAGGAACAAAAACAGGAAAAGAATTATGGAAGTTAATTTATAATAAAGAATATGATAAAATTATGACTGACTACTGGAAACCATACGAAGATTTTGTTCCCAAGAAAAATCATATTCAATCTAAAGCTGAAACATATACAGTAGAAGGGTACAATAGTTTGTTCAGGCATTTCTTAGCAAGATTAAGAAGAAAAACTAAATGTTATACAAAGAGTTTGGAAATGCTAATATATTCTGTAAAACTATTAATGGAATACAGAAATAATAAAACGGCTATATTTAATTAA
- a CDS encoding META domain-containing protein gives MKNIKIIIIFCIIILASSCEKNSNNENEVSCFQVDLNDAAKYQINRKWIFLGFLHKDTQVEECKPDNLEEMNIEFSDTDRFHANSSCNLFNGYYSVFNPDSIIIDSVITTLMYCINDTVREWEDKYFYELRNATNYEISGNSLTIATTSNIDMIFKAD, from the coding sequence GCATCTTCATGCGAGAAAAACTCAAATAATGAAAATGAAGTTAGTTGTTTTCAAGTTGATTTAAATGATGCAGCTAAATATCAAATTAACAGAAAATGGATTTTTTTAGGATTCCTACATAAGGATACCCAAGTAGAAGAATGTAAACCAGACAATTTAGAGGAAATGAATATTGAGTTTAGTGATACTGACAGATTTCATGCTAATAGTTCATGTAACTTATTTAATGGTTATTATTCAGTTTTTAACCCTGATTCAATAATAATTGATAGTGTTATAACAACATTAATGTATTGTATAAATGACACTGTTAGAGAATGGGAAGATAAATATTTTTACGAATTAAGAAATGCCACGAATTATGAAATTAGTGGAAATAGCTTGACTATTGCAACGACATCGAATATTGATATGATTTTTAAGGCAGATTGA